One part of the Kryptolebias marmoratus isolate JLee-2015 linkage group LG13, ASM164957v2, whole genome shotgun sequence genome encodes these proteins:
- the aifm1 gene encoding apoptosis-inducing factor 1, mitochondrial isoform X3: MLKCNTVCKRFAPLVRASSTVCRQNVRRAGLNNVRTPTCVPVARMSTEPLGGGGDNLKYALLVGAAFVGSLTYAVVTLKGDHQRSVKRMEDISTRLQKSTLHIQSAPPALSKPKPEAAPSAEQSSPPPEAAAPDAETTGKPSAADSTSPSHKLPSHTPYLLIGGGTASFAAARSIRARDPGAKVLIVTDEPDLPYMRPPLSKELWFSDDPSVTETLRFKQWNGKERSIYFQPPSFYINPEDLDSAENGGVAVLTSKKVVHMDVRGNKVKLDDDTEISYDKCLIATGGIPRSLQVLERSGEEVMKRTTLFRKIEDFKSLDKVSRSVNSITIIGGGFLGSELACALGRKSTESGLEVVQMFPEKGNMGKVLPEYLSNWTTEKVKKEGVKIISEALVKSVACKDDKLEIQLKDGRLVRTDHIVAAVGLEPNVDLAKSAGLEVDSDFGGYRVNAELQARSNIWVAGDAACFYDIRLGRRRVEHHDHAVVSGRLAGENMTGASKPYWHQSMFWSDLGPDVGYEAIGIVDSSLPTVGVFAKATAKDTPKAATEKSGTGIRSESETEDTATSPVASATPAPAVEHKDDYGKGVIFYLRDKVVVGIILWNVFNRMPIARKIIKDGEEHADLNEVAKLFNIHED, encoded by the exons ATGCTGAAATGTAATACTGTGTGCAAAAGATTTGCACCACTTGTTCGAGCCTCATCAACAGTGTGCCGGCAGAATGTGAGAAGAGCGG ggttGAACAATGTCAGAACGCCAACGTGCGTCCCTGTGGCTCGCATGTCCACCGAGCCGCTGGGGGGAGGCGGAGACAACCTAAAGTACGCCCTCCTGGTGGGAGCAGCCTTCGTTGGTAGCCTGACATAT GCGGTTGTAACCCTGAAGGGAGACCATCAAAGATCCGTGAAACGCATGGAAGACATTTCCACCAGGCTCCAAAAATCGACCTTGCACATCCAGTCAGCGCCCCCCG CTCTCTCCAAGCCGAAGCCTGAAGCTGCACCTTCAGCAGAGCAGTCAAGCCCCCCACCTGAGGCAGCAGCACCTGATGCTGAAACAACCGGGAAACCTTCAG CAGCTGACTCCACGTCTCCCTCCCACAAGCTGCCCTCACACACCCCCTACCTCCTTATTGGTGGAGGCACCGCCTCTTTCGCCGCCGCTCGATCTATTCGAGCCAGAGACCCTGGTGCCAAG GTACTGATTGTGACTGATGAGCCGGATCTTCCGTACATGAGGCCACCTCTTTCTAAAGAGCTGTGGTTCTCTGATGACCCCAGTGTGACAGAAACGCTGCGTTTCAAACAGTGGAACGGAAAGGAAAGAAG TATTTACTTCCAGCCGCCGTCATTTTACATCAATCCAGAGGATTTGGACAGTGCAGAGAATGGAGGAGTGGCTGTTCTCACAAGCAAAaag gTGGTTCACATGGATGTGAGGGGAAACAAAGTCAAACTGGACGATGATACTGAGATTTCTTATGACAAGTGTTTAATTGCTACAG gCGGCATTCCAAGAAGTTTGCAGGTACTTGAAAGATCGGGAGaggaggtgatgaagaggaCGACTTTGTTCCGCAAG atTGAAGACTTCAAATCCCTGGACAAGGTCTCAAGAAGCGTGAACTCCATCACAATAATTGGAGGTGGTTTCCTGGGCAGCGAGCTGGCCTGTGCTCTTGGCAGGAAAT caacAGAATCTGGGCTGGAGGTCGTACAGATGTTCCCTGAGAAGGGCAACATGGGAAAGGTGCTGCCTGAGTATCTGAGCAACTGGACCACAGAAAAAGTCAAGAAAG agGGTGTGAAAATCATCTCAGAAGCACTGGTGAAATCGGTGGCTTGCAAAGATGATAAACTGGAAATTCAGTTAAAGGATGGCCGATTG GTGAGAACTGATCACATAGTTGCAGCTGTTGGCCTAGAGCCGAATGTAGATCTCGCCAAGTCAGCTGGTCTGGAGGTGGACTCTGACTTCGGTGGCTATCGAGTTAATGCAGAGCTCCAAGCTAGGTCCAATATTTGGGTG GCCGGTGATGCTGCATGTTTCTACGACATTAGATTGGGCCGCAGAAGAGTCGAGCATCACGATCACGCTGTCGTCAGTGGGAGGCTGGCAGGAGAAAACATGACCGGAGCCAGCAAACCTTACTGGCATCAGTCTATGTTCTG GAGTGACCTGGGACCTGATGTAGGTTATGAGGCTATCGGGATCGTTGACAGCAGCCTTCCAACAGTAGGAGTGTTTGCTAAAGCCACTGCCAAGGATACACCTAAAGCTGCTACTGAGAAGTCAG GGACCGGGATCCGCTCAGAGAGTGAAACGGAGGACACAGCCACCAGCCCGGTGGCCTCTGCAACACCTGCTCCAGCTGTGGAGCACAAAGACGACTACGGGAAAGGAGTCATCTTCTACCTGAGAGACAAAGTGGTGGTGGGCATCATCCTGTGGAACGTATTCAACAGAATGCCCATCGCAAGGAAG ATCATTAAGGACGGAGAGGAGCACGCGGATCTGAACGAAGTGGCCAAGCTGTTCAACATCCATGAGGATTAA
- the aifm1 gene encoding apoptosis-inducing factor 1, mitochondrial isoform X1: protein MLKCNTVCKRFAPLVRASSTVCRQNVRRAGLNNVRTPTCVPVARMSTEPLGGGGDNLKYALLVGAAFVGSLTYAVVTLKGDHQRSVKRMEDISTRLQKSTLHIQSAPPVWFSAPSALSKPKPEAAPSAEQSSPPPEAAAPDAETTGKPSAADSTSPSHKLPSHTPYLLIGGGTASFAAARSIRARDPGAKVLIVTDEPDLPYMRPPLSKELWFSDDPSVTETLRFKQWNGKERSIYFQPPSFYINPEDLDSAENGGVAVLTSKKVVHMDVRGNKVKLDDDTEISYDKCLIATGGIPRSLQVLERSGEEVMKRTTLFRKIEDFKSLDKVSRSVNSITIIGGGFLGSELACALGRKSTESGLEVVQMFPEKGNMGKVLPEYLSNWTTEKVKKEGVKIISEALVKSVACKDDKLEIQLKDGRLVRTDHIVAAVGLEPNVDLAKSAGLEVDSDFGGYRVNAELQARSNIWVAGDAACFYDIRLGRRRVEHHDHAVVSGRLAGENMTGASKPYWHQSMFWSDLGPDVGYEAIGIVDSSLPTVGVFAKATAKDTPKAATEKSGTGIRSESETEDTATSPVASATPAPAVEHKDDYGKGVIFYLRDKVVVGIILWNVFNRMPIARKIIKDGEEHADLNEVAKLFNIHED from the exons ATGCTGAAATGTAATACTGTGTGCAAAAGATTTGCACCACTTGTTCGAGCCTCATCAACAGTGTGCCGGCAGAATGTGAGAAGAGCGG ggttGAACAATGTCAGAACGCCAACGTGCGTCCCTGTGGCTCGCATGTCCACCGAGCCGCTGGGGGGAGGCGGAGACAACCTAAAGTACGCCCTCCTGGTGGGAGCAGCCTTCGTTGGTAGCCTGACATAT GCGGTTGTAACCCTGAAGGGAGACCATCAAAGATCCGTGAAACGCATGGAAGACATTTCCACCAGGCTCCAAAAATCGACCTTGCACATCCAGTCAGCGCCCCCCG TTTGGTTCTCTGCTCCCTCAGCTCTCTCCAAGCCGAAGCCTGAAGCTGCACCTTCAGCAGAGCAGTCAAGCCCCCCACCTGAGGCAGCAGCACCTGATGCTGAAACAACCGGGAAACCTTCAG CAGCTGACTCCACGTCTCCCTCCCACAAGCTGCCCTCACACACCCCCTACCTCCTTATTGGTGGAGGCACCGCCTCTTTCGCCGCCGCTCGATCTATTCGAGCCAGAGACCCTGGTGCCAAG GTACTGATTGTGACTGATGAGCCGGATCTTCCGTACATGAGGCCACCTCTTTCTAAAGAGCTGTGGTTCTCTGATGACCCCAGTGTGACAGAAACGCTGCGTTTCAAACAGTGGAACGGAAAGGAAAGAAG TATTTACTTCCAGCCGCCGTCATTTTACATCAATCCAGAGGATTTGGACAGTGCAGAGAATGGAGGAGTGGCTGTTCTCACAAGCAAAaag gTGGTTCACATGGATGTGAGGGGAAACAAAGTCAAACTGGACGATGATACTGAGATTTCTTATGACAAGTGTTTAATTGCTACAG gCGGCATTCCAAGAAGTTTGCAGGTACTTGAAAGATCGGGAGaggaggtgatgaagaggaCGACTTTGTTCCGCAAG atTGAAGACTTCAAATCCCTGGACAAGGTCTCAAGAAGCGTGAACTCCATCACAATAATTGGAGGTGGTTTCCTGGGCAGCGAGCTGGCCTGTGCTCTTGGCAGGAAAT caacAGAATCTGGGCTGGAGGTCGTACAGATGTTCCCTGAGAAGGGCAACATGGGAAAGGTGCTGCCTGAGTATCTGAGCAACTGGACCACAGAAAAAGTCAAGAAAG agGGTGTGAAAATCATCTCAGAAGCACTGGTGAAATCGGTGGCTTGCAAAGATGATAAACTGGAAATTCAGTTAAAGGATGGCCGATTG GTGAGAACTGATCACATAGTTGCAGCTGTTGGCCTAGAGCCGAATGTAGATCTCGCCAAGTCAGCTGGTCTGGAGGTGGACTCTGACTTCGGTGGCTATCGAGTTAATGCAGAGCTCCAAGCTAGGTCCAATATTTGGGTG GCCGGTGATGCTGCATGTTTCTACGACATTAGATTGGGCCGCAGAAGAGTCGAGCATCACGATCACGCTGTCGTCAGTGGGAGGCTGGCAGGAGAAAACATGACCGGAGCCAGCAAACCTTACTGGCATCAGTCTATGTTCTG GAGTGACCTGGGACCTGATGTAGGTTATGAGGCTATCGGGATCGTTGACAGCAGCCTTCCAACAGTAGGAGTGTTTGCTAAAGCCACTGCCAAGGATACACCTAAAGCTGCTACTGAGAAGTCAG GGACCGGGATCCGCTCAGAGAGTGAAACGGAGGACACAGCCACCAGCCCGGTGGCCTCTGCAACACCTGCTCCAGCTGTGGAGCACAAAGACGACTACGGGAAAGGAGTCATCTTCTACCTGAGAGACAAAGTGGTGGTGGGCATCATCCTGTGGAACGTATTCAACAGAATGCCCATCGCAAGGAAG ATCATTAAGGACGGAGAGGAGCACGCGGATCTGAACGAAGTGGCCAAGCTGTTCAACATCCATGAGGATTAA
- the aifm1 gene encoding apoptosis-inducing factor 1, mitochondrial isoform X2 translates to MLKCNTVCKRFAPLVRASSTVCRQNVRRAGLNNVRTPTCVPVARMSTEPLGGGGDNLKYALLVGAAFVGSLTYAVVTLKGDHQRSVKRMEDISTRLQKSTLHIQSAPPVWFSAPSALSKPKPEAAPSAEQSSPPPEAAAPDAETTGKPSADSTSPSHKLPSHTPYLLIGGGTASFAAARSIRARDPGAKVLIVTDEPDLPYMRPPLSKELWFSDDPSVTETLRFKQWNGKERSIYFQPPSFYINPEDLDSAENGGVAVLTSKKVVHMDVRGNKVKLDDDTEISYDKCLIATGGIPRSLQVLERSGEEVMKRTTLFRKIEDFKSLDKVSRSVNSITIIGGGFLGSELACALGRKSTESGLEVVQMFPEKGNMGKVLPEYLSNWTTEKVKKEGVKIISEALVKSVACKDDKLEIQLKDGRLVRTDHIVAAVGLEPNVDLAKSAGLEVDSDFGGYRVNAELQARSNIWVAGDAACFYDIRLGRRRVEHHDHAVVSGRLAGENMTGASKPYWHQSMFWSDLGPDVGYEAIGIVDSSLPTVGVFAKATAKDTPKAATEKSGTGIRSESETEDTATSPVASATPAPAVEHKDDYGKGVIFYLRDKVVVGIILWNVFNRMPIARKIIKDGEEHADLNEVAKLFNIHED, encoded by the exons ATGCTGAAATGTAATACTGTGTGCAAAAGATTTGCACCACTTGTTCGAGCCTCATCAACAGTGTGCCGGCAGAATGTGAGAAGAGCGG ggttGAACAATGTCAGAACGCCAACGTGCGTCCCTGTGGCTCGCATGTCCACCGAGCCGCTGGGGGGAGGCGGAGACAACCTAAAGTACGCCCTCCTGGTGGGAGCAGCCTTCGTTGGTAGCCTGACATAT GCGGTTGTAACCCTGAAGGGAGACCATCAAAGATCCGTGAAACGCATGGAAGACATTTCCACCAGGCTCCAAAAATCGACCTTGCACATCCAGTCAGCGCCCCCCG TTTGGTTCTCTGCTCCCTCAGCTCTCTCCAAGCCGAAGCCTGAAGCTGCACCTTCAGCAGAGCAGTCAAGCCCCCCACCTGAGGCAGCAGCACCTGATGCTGAAACAACCGGGAAACCTTCAG CTGACTCCACGTCTCCCTCCCACAAGCTGCCCTCACACACCCCCTACCTCCTTATTGGTGGAGGCACCGCCTCTTTCGCCGCCGCTCGATCTATTCGAGCCAGAGACCCTGGTGCCAAG GTACTGATTGTGACTGATGAGCCGGATCTTCCGTACATGAGGCCACCTCTTTCTAAAGAGCTGTGGTTCTCTGATGACCCCAGTGTGACAGAAACGCTGCGTTTCAAACAGTGGAACGGAAAGGAAAGAAG TATTTACTTCCAGCCGCCGTCATTTTACATCAATCCAGAGGATTTGGACAGTGCAGAGAATGGAGGAGTGGCTGTTCTCACAAGCAAAaag gTGGTTCACATGGATGTGAGGGGAAACAAAGTCAAACTGGACGATGATACTGAGATTTCTTATGACAAGTGTTTAATTGCTACAG gCGGCATTCCAAGAAGTTTGCAGGTACTTGAAAGATCGGGAGaggaggtgatgaagaggaCGACTTTGTTCCGCAAG atTGAAGACTTCAAATCCCTGGACAAGGTCTCAAGAAGCGTGAACTCCATCACAATAATTGGAGGTGGTTTCCTGGGCAGCGAGCTGGCCTGTGCTCTTGGCAGGAAAT caacAGAATCTGGGCTGGAGGTCGTACAGATGTTCCCTGAGAAGGGCAACATGGGAAAGGTGCTGCCTGAGTATCTGAGCAACTGGACCACAGAAAAAGTCAAGAAAG agGGTGTGAAAATCATCTCAGAAGCACTGGTGAAATCGGTGGCTTGCAAAGATGATAAACTGGAAATTCAGTTAAAGGATGGCCGATTG GTGAGAACTGATCACATAGTTGCAGCTGTTGGCCTAGAGCCGAATGTAGATCTCGCCAAGTCAGCTGGTCTGGAGGTGGACTCTGACTTCGGTGGCTATCGAGTTAATGCAGAGCTCCAAGCTAGGTCCAATATTTGGGTG GCCGGTGATGCTGCATGTTTCTACGACATTAGATTGGGCCGCAGAAGAGTCGAGCATCACGATCACGCTGTCGTCAGTGGGAGGCTGGCAGGAGAAAACATGACCGGAGCCAGCAAACCTTACTGGCATCAGTCTATGTTCTG GAGTGACCTGGGACCTGATGTAGGTTATGAGGCTATCGGGATCGTTGACAGCAGCCTTCCAACAGTAGGAGTGTTTGCTAAAGCCACTGCCAAGGATACACCTAAAGCTGCTACTGAGAAGTCAG GGACCGGGATCCGCTCAGAGAGTGAAACGGAGGACACAGCCACCAGCCCGGTGGCCTCTGCAACACCTGCTCCAGCTGTGGAGCACAAAGACGACTACGGGAAAGGAGTCATCTTCTACCTGAGAGACAAAGTGGTGGTGGGCATCATCCTGTGGAACGTATTCAACAGAATGCCCATCGCAAGGAAG ATCATTAAGGACGGAGAGGAGCACGCGGATCTGAACGAAGTGGCCAAGCTGTTCAACATCCATGAGGATTAA
- the aifm1 gene encoding apoptosis-inducing factor 1, mitochondrial isoform X4, giving the protein MLKCNTVCKRFAPLVRASSTVCRQNVRRAGLNNVRTPTCVPVARMSTEPLGGGGDNLKYALLVGAAFVGSLTYAVVTLKGDHQRSVKRMEDISTRLQKSTLHIQSAPPALSKPKPEAAPSAEQSSPPPEAAAPDAETTGKPSADSTSPSHKLPSHTPYLLIGGGTASFAAARSIRARDPGAKVLIVTDEPDLPYMRPPLSKELWFSDDPSVTETLRFKQWNGKERSIYFQPPSFYINPEDLDSAENGGVAVLTSKKVVHMDVRGNKVKLDDDTEISYDKCLIATGGIPRSLQVLERSGEEVMKRTTLFRKIEDFKSLDKVSRSVNSITIIGGGFLGSELACALGRKSTESGLEVVQMFPEKGNMGKVLPEYLSNWTTEKVKKEGVKIISEALVKSVACKDDKLEIQLKDGRLVRTDHIVAAVGLEPNVDLAKSAGLEVDSDFGGYRVNAELQARSNIWVAGDAACFYDIRLGRRRVEHHDHAVVSGRLAGENMTGASKPYWHQSMFWSDLGPDVGYEAIGIVDSSLPTVGVFAKATAKDTPKAATEKSGTGIRSESETEDTATSPVASATPAPAVEHKDDYGKGVIFYLRDKVVVGIILWNVFNRMPIARKIIKDGEEHADLNEVAKLFNIHED; this is encoded by the exons ATGCTGAAATGTAATACTGTGTGCAAAAGATTTGCACCACTTGTTCGAGCCTCATCAACAGTGTGCCGGCAGAATGTGAGAAGAGCGG ggttGAACAATGTCAGAACGCCAACGTGCGTCCCTGTGGCTCGCATGTCCACCGAGCCGCTGGGGGGAGGCGGAGACAACCTAAAGTACGCCCTCCTGGTGGGAGCAGCCTTCGTTGGTAGCCTGACATAT GCGGTTGTAACCCTGAAGGGAGACCATCAAAGATCCGTGAAACGCATGGAAGACATTTCCACCAGGCTCCAAAAATCGACCTTGCACATCCAGTCAGCGCCCCCCG CTCTCTCCAAGCCGAAGCCTGAAGCTGCACCTTCAGCAGAGCAGTCAAGCCCCCCACCTGAGGCAGCAGCACCTGATGCTGAAACAACCGGGAAACCTTCAG CTGACTCCACGTCTCCCTCCCACAAGCTGCCCTCACACACCCCCTACCTCCTTATTGGTGGAGGCACCGCCTCTTTCGCCGCCGCTCGATCTATTCGAGCCAGAGACCCTGGTGCCAAG GTACTGATTGTGACTGATGAGCCGGATCTTCCGTACATGAGGCCACCTCTTTCTAAAGAGCTGTGGTTCTCTGATGACCCCAGTGTGACAGAAACGCTGCGTTTCAAACAGTGGAACGGAAAGGAAAGAAG TATTTACTTCCAGCCGCCGTCATTTTACATCAATCCAGAGGATTTGGACAGTGCAGAGAATGGAGGAGTGGCTGTTCTCACAAGCAAAaag gTGGTTCACATGGATGTGAGGGGAAACAAAGTCAAACTGGACGATGATACTGAGATTTCTTATGACAAGTGTTTAATTGCTACAG gCGGCATTCCAAGAAGTTTGCAGGTACTTGAAAGATCGGGAGaggaggtgatgaagaggaCGACTTTGTTCCGCAAG atTGAAGACTTCAAATCCCTGGACAAGGTCTCAAGAAGCGTGAACTCCATCACAATAATTGGAGGTGGTTTCCTGGGCAGCGAGCTGGCCTGTGCTCTTGGCAGGAAAT caacAGAATCTGGGCTGGAGGTCGTACAGATGTTCCCTGAGAAGGGCAACATGGGAAAGGTGCTGCCTGAGTATCTGAGCAACTGGACCACAGAAAAAGTCAAGAAAG agGGTGTGAAAATCATCTCAGAAGCACTGGTGAAATCGGTGGCTTGCAAAGATGATAAACTGGAAATTCAGTTAAAGGATGGCCGATTG GTGAGAACTGATCACATAGTTGCAGCTGTTGGCCTAGAGCCGAATGTAGATCTCGCCAAGTCAGCTGGTCTGGAGGTGGACTCTGACTTCGGTGGCTATCGAGTTAATGCAGAGCTCCAAGCTAGGTCCAATATTTGGGTG GCCGGTGATGCTGCATGTTTCTACGACATTAGATTGGGCCGCAGAAGAGTCGAGCATCACGATCACGCTGTCGTCAGTGGGAGGCTGGCAGGAGAAAACATGACCGGAGCCAGCAAACCTTACTGGCATCAGTCTATGTTCTG GAGTGACCTGGGACCTGATGTAGGTTATGAGGCTATCGGGATCGTTGACAGCAGCCTTCCAACAGTAGGAGTGTTTGCTAAAGCCACTGCCAAGGATACACCTAAAGCTGCTACTGAGAAGTCAG GGACCGGGATCCGCTCAGAGAGTGAAACGGAGGACACAGCCACCAGCCCGGTGGCCTCTGCAACACCTGCTCCAGCTGTGGAGCACAAAGACGACTACGGGAAAGGAGTCATCTTCTACCTGAGAGACAAAGTGGTGGTGGGCATCATCCTGTGGAACGTATTCAACAGAATGCCCATCGCAAGGAAG ATCATTAAGGACGGAGAGGAGCACGCGGATCTGAACGAAGTGGCCAAGCTGTTCAACATCCATGAGGATTAA